The Aquisalimonas asiatica genome has a window encoding:
- a CDS encoding acyl-CoA thioesterase, translated as MARDDFRLLHRERVRWGEADMQGVVFNAHYLTYIDVGVTEYFRALSEAAGGGGEGLDGNLPVGGGDFFLARTELDYHAPAEFDDMLEIGMRIKRFGRTSVEWVGEIHRGGDHLMTARMVYVHADVETKSSKPLPDAFKQLVAAFERVPPEGA; from the coding sequence ATGGCACGGGACGACTTTCGTTTGCTGCACAGGGAGCGCGTTCGCTGGGGGGAGGCGGACATGCAGGGCGTGGTATTCAATGCCCATTACCTGACCTACATCGATGTGGGCGTCACCGAGTACTTCCGTGCGCTGAGCGAGGCGGCAGGAGGAGGTGGCGAGGGTCTGGACGGCAATCTGCCCGTGGGCGGCGGCGATTTCTTCCTGGCCCGGACCGAGCTGGACTACCACGCGCCGGCCGAGTTCGACGACATGCTGGAGATCGGCATGCGGATCAAGCGGTTCGGTCGCACCAGCGTGGAGTGGGTCGGCGAAATCCACCGGGGCGGCGACCACCTGATGACCGCGCGCATGGTGTACGTGCACGCGGACGTGGAGACCAAGTCCAGCAAACCGCTGCCCGACGCCTTCAAACAGTTGGTGGCCGCGTTCGAGCGTGTACCACCAGAGGGCGCGTAG
- a CDS encoding argininosuccinate synthase, producing MSKVNKVVLAYSGGLDTSVILEWLKDTYNCEVVTFTADLGQGEELEPARQKAQQFGVKEIYIDDLREEFARDFVFPMFRANAIYEGEYLLGTSIARPLIAKRQVEIARETGADAVAHGATGKGNDQVRFELGYYGLEPGIKVIAPWREWDLLSREKLLAYAEEKGIPIEGKKEGGSPYSMDANMLHISYEGGILEDPWAEAEESMWKWSVAPEDAPDKPQYVELTFEHGDCTAIDGQAMSPAGILSKLNELGAAHGIGRLDIVENRYVGMKSRGCYETPGGTILLKAHRGIESITLDREAAHLKDELMPRYAKLIYNGYWFSPEREALQAAIDQTQQVVNGVVRVKLYKGAVSVVGRKSDTNSLFDERIATFEDDAGAYDQKDAEGFIKLNALRLKLQSRHRS from the coding sequence ATGAGCAAGGTCAACAAAGTTGTGCTCGCCTACTCCGGCGGGCTGGATACTTCAGTGATTCTGGAGTGGCTGAAGGATACCTACAACTGCGAAGTGGTGACGTTCACCGCCGACCTGGGGCAGGGCGAAGAGCTGGAGCCGGCCCGTCAGAAGGCGCAGCAGTTCGGCGTGAAAGAGATCTACATCGACGACCTGCGCGAGGAGTTCGCGCGCGACTTCGTCTTTCCCATGTTCCGCGCCAACGCCATCTACGAGGGCGAGTACCTGCTCGGCACCTCCATTGCCCGGCCGCTGATCGCCAAGCGCCAGGTGGAGATCGCCCGCGAGACCGGCGCCGACGCCGTGGCTCACGGCGCCACCGGCAAGGGCAACGACCAGGTGCGCTTCGAGCTGGGCTACTACGGCCTGGAGCCGGGCATCAAGGTGATCGCCCCGTGGCGCGAGTGGGATCTGCTCTCCCGCGAGAAGCTGCTGGCCTATGCCGAGGAGAAGGGCATTCCCATCGAAGGCAAGAAGGAGGGCGGCTCGCCGTACTCCATGGACGCCAACATGCTGCACATCTCCTACGAGGGCGGCATTCTCGAGGACCCCTGGGCCGAGGCCGAGGAGTCCATGTGGAAGTGGTCCGTGGCGCCGGAAGACGCGCCGGACAAGCCGCAGTACGTGGAGCTCACCTTCGAGCACGGTGACTGCACCGCCATTGACGGCCAGGCCATGAGTCCCGCCGGCATCCTGTCGAAGCTGAACGAACTGGGTGCGGCCCACGGCATCGGCCGGCTGGACATCGTCGAGAACCGCTACGTGGGCATGAAATCCCGCGGCTGCTACGAAACCCCCGGTGGCACCATCCTGCTCAAGGCGCACCGCGGCATCGAGTCCATCACCCTGGACCGGGAAGCGGCGCACCTGAAAGACGAGCTCATGCCCCGTTACGCCAAGCTCATCTACAACGGCTACTGGTTCAGCCCCGAGCGCGAGGCGTTGCAGGCGGCCATCGACCAGACCCAGCAGGTGGTCAACGGCGTGGTGCGGGTGAAGCTCTACAAGGGCGCCGTCTCCGTGGTGGGGCGCAAGTCCGATACCAACAGCCTGTTCGACGAGCGCATCGCCACCTTCGAGGACGACGCCGGCGCCTACGACCAGAAGGACGCCGAAGGCTTCATCAAGCTGAACGCCCTGCGCCTGAAGCTGCAGTCCCGGCACCGGTCGTGA
- a CDS encoding EAL domain-containing protein translates to MDLVQRIRRFHQVGHRGVLVTLLVATAMTPVLHDVVPLHWLLTWLAAVWGIGALRLLVFAVVRRWVHEPAALRCWARVSVIGSGLQGVAWVPLLLFIGAGDGSLPLALLIGVVLGLFVTGIVSLVGLYPPVYWAYVIPVVAAVGVWLLWHPDGQPAMVAALGLAVTFMLMGAVESSRHLRRSVSRRRETQHLAEGLGVEKRRFQYTLASIGDAVITTDAEGAIDYMNAAAEALTGWSFVGASGRRLQEVVALTEESPGNSLDVLVETCLARGTPVHRSDDAYLHAGRRGDERVVQVGVSPIQEEPGETRGLVAVIRDVTELRGMARQVRYQNRFDSLTGLPNRGEFETQLDAELSRRSSGLPVVCWFDLDRFKLVNDSCGHTAGDELLRQVAEQIVAYLRQGDLLARVGSDEFALLLRDTSLDEATELAGAIRDHIAGFRFAWGGRVFNPGASVGVVPAARGETAGTLLAAADAACYVAKEQGPNQLHVAYPDDIALATRNSQVEWATRVQAALDENRFRLRFQRLQALQPELPEKVELLVSMVDEQGGIVSPGQFLPAAELFGMMPALDRRVVALALDVINNPPPALGDVDQFAINLSGQSLNDPAFLGFVLETLRETGVDASRICFEITETAVISNLARAQEFIAALAEHGCRFSLDDFGSGLSSFGYLRALNVDYLKVDGQFVRDLASDSVDQSMVRCINQVGHTIGMLTVAEFVESGQALEQVRALGVDYAQGYAVHRPEFL, encoded by the coding sequence GTGGATCTTGTGCAGCGCATCCGCCGCTTTCACCAGGTGGGCCACCGCGGCGTTCTCGTCACCCTGCTCGTGGCCACGGCCATGACCCCCGTCCTCCATGACGTTGTTCCCCTCCACTGGCTACTGACGTGGCTGGCGGCCGTGTGGGGCATCGGTGCGCTGCGGCTGCTGGTCTTTGCGGTGGTGCGGCGCTGGGTCCACGAGCCCGCTGCCCTGCGATGCTGGGCGCGCGTGAGTGTCATCGGCAGCGGGCTTCAGGGCGTTGCGTGGGTGCCGCTGTTGCTGTTCATCGGCGCCGGCGACGGTTCGCTGCCGCTGGCGTTGCTGATAGGGGTGGTGCTGGGGTTGTTTGTTACCGGCATCGTCTCGCTGGTTGGCCTGTATCCACCGGTGTACTGGGCTTACGTGATCCCCGTTGTCGCGGCGGTGGGCGTCTGGCTGCTCTGGCACCCAGACGGGCAGCCGGCGATGGTTGCGGCCCTTGGCCTGGCCGTCACGTTCATGCTGATGGGTGCGGTGGAGAGCAGCCGCCACCTTCGTCGCAGTGTCAGCCGGCGCCGCGAGACCCAGCATCTGGCCGAGGGGCTGGGGGTGGAGAAGCGGCGATTCCAGTACACCCTGGCCTCCATCGGTGATGCCGTGATCACCACGGATGCCGAGGGGGCCATCGACTACATGAACGCGGCCGCCGAGGCGCTCACGGGCTGGTCGTTCGTCGGAGCGTCCGGGCGGCGTCTGCAGGAGGTGGTCGCGCTGACGGAGGAATCGCCCGGCAATTCGCTGGACGTTCTCGTCGAGACCTGCCTGGCGCGCGGCACCCCGGTGCACCGGTCCGATGATGCCTATCTCCACGCCGGGCGCCGCGGCGACGAGCGGGTGGTGCAGGTCGGGGTGTCTCCGATTCAGGAGGAACCGGGGGAGACCCGCGGCCTGGTGGCCGTCATCCGCGATGTCACGGAGCTCCGGGGCATGGCGCGGCAGGTCCGTTACCAGAACCGCTTCGACAGTCTCACCGGGCTGCCCAATCGCGGTGAGTTCGAGACGCAGCTGGATGCGGAGCTCAGTCGTCGCAGCAGTGGATTGCCGGTGGTCTGCTGGTTCGACCTGGATCGCTTCAAGCTGGTCAATGACTCCTGTGGCCACACGGCCGGCGATGAGCTGCTCCGCCAGGTGGCGGAACAGATTGTGGCCTACCTGCGCCAGGGTGACCTGCTGGCCCGCGTGGGCAGTGACGAGTTCGCCCTGCTGCTTCGTGACACCTCGCTGGATGAGGCGACCGAGCTGGCCGGGGCGATTCGCGACCACATCGCCGGCTTCCGTTTCGCCTGGGGCGGGCGTGTCTTCAACCCCGGCGCCAGCGTGGGCGTCGTGCCCGCCGCGCGCGGCGAGACCGCGGGCACCCTGCTTGCCGCCGCCGACGCCGCCTGCTACGTCGCCAAGGAACAGGGCCCGAATCAGCTGCACGTCGCCTATCCGGACGACATCGCCCTGGCAACCCGGAACAGTCAGGTGGAGTGGGCCACCCGGGTGCAGGCGGCCCTGGACGAAAACCGGTTTCGCCTCCGTTTCCAGCGCCTCCAGGCCCTGCAGCCGGAGCTGCCGGAGAAGGTGGAGCTGCTGGTCAGCATGGTGGATGAGCAGGGCGGCATCGTGAGCCCGGGGCAGTTCCTGCCCGCCGCCGAACTGTTCGGCATGATGCCGGCGCTGGATCGCCGCGTCGTGGCGCTGGCCCTGGACGTGATCAATAATCCGCCGCCCGCCCTGGGGGACGTGGATCAGTTCGCCATCAATCTCTCGGGGCAGTCGCTGAACGACCCGGCCTTCCTCGGGTTCGTGCTTGAGACACTGCGGGAGACGGGCGTTGACGCATCGCGCATTTGTTTCGAGATCACCGAGACGGCCGTTATCAGCAACCTGGCCCGGGCCCAGGAGTTCATCGCCGCGCTCGCCGAGCACGGTTGCCGTTTCTCCCTGGATGATTTCGGCAGCGGGTTGTCGTCCTTCGGCTATCTCCGTGCGCTGAACGTCGACTACCTGAAGGTGGACGGCCAGTTCGTGCGTGACCTCGCCAGTGATTCCGTTGACCAGAGCATGGTCCGCTGCATCAATCAGGTGGGGCACACCATCGGCATGCTCACCGTGGCCGAGTTCGTGGAAAGTGGGCAGGCGCTGGAGCAGGTGCGCGCCCTCGGTGTCGATTATGCGCAGGGCTACGCAGTTCACCGCCCCGAGTTTCTGTAG
- a CDS encoding PaaI family thioesterase: MARWPRVVGRQLTRALWGALFSVPAARRYFGRRFFDSIPHSRRIGLHVTRVGRRAFTAGVDYRDELVGNPYTGHLHGGVLTTLIDQTSGAAAFFSRSPPQLVATLDLRIDHLRPAAAGKGVEARAECYHLTRHIAFVRCVAYDEDPDDPVATSVSAFMRNGPVPLGRGFRR, encoded by the coding sequence GTGGCACGTTGGCCTCGGGTGGTGGGCAGACAGCTGACACGTGCACTATGGGGGGCGTTGTTCAGCGTGCCGGCGGCGCGCCGCTACTTTGGCCGCCGCTTCTTCGATTCCATTCCCCACAGCCGGCGGATCGGTTTACACGTGACGCGGGTGGGCCGGCGCGCCTTCACCGCCGGCGTCGACTACCGGGACGAACTGGTGGGCAATCCCTACACCGGGCATCTGCACGGTGGCGTGCTGACGACGCTGATCGACCAGACCAGCGGCGCCGCCGCGTTTTTCAGCCGTTCGCCGCCGCAACTGGTGGCCACCCTGGACCTGCGCATCGACCACCTGCGCCCGGCTGCGGCGGGCAAGGGCGTGGAGGCGCGGGCGGAGTGCTACCACCTCACACGCCATATCGCCTTCGTGCGGTGTGTTGCCTATGACGAGGACCCGGATGATCCGGTCGCCACGAGCGTGAGCGCGTTCATGCGCAATGGCCCGGTGCCCTTGGGGCGGGGTTTCCGGCGCTGA
- a CDS encoding electron transfer flavoprotein-ubiquinone oxidoreductase, producing the protein MAEHEAVERESMEFDVLIVGAGPAGLSAAIRLRQLAEEAGKDDFAVCVVEKGSEVGAHILSGAVIEPRALNELIPDWKDKGAPLNTPAGDDSFLLLTESKSYKLPTPPQMHNHGNYIVSLGNVCRWLAEQAEGAGAEIYPGFAAAEVLYNEDGSVKGVATGDMGIQADGSPGPNYEPGVELHAKQTFFAEGCRGSASKEVIGRFGLNKDSDPQTYGIGIKELWEIPAEQHEQGKVVHSVGWPVDSKTYGGAWMYHLEDNLVSIGYVIGLDYKNPYLSPFDEMQRLKTHPAFRKYLEGGRRVSYGARALVEGGFQSMPKVHFPGGVLIGDSAGFLNVPKIKGTHNAMKSGMVAADAVFKALQEKDEPGLEVTSYLDGLKASWIWDELYRVRNIRPAMAKWGLWGGMAYSAIDTYLFRGKAPWTLPNHADHEQIRPKSEFRPIEYPKPDGKLTFDKLSSVFISNTNHEEDQPAHLTLKDQSVPVEINLETYDAPEQRYCPAGVYEIVRDDEGSNPRLQINAQNCVHCKTCDIKDPTQNIHWVVPQGGDGPNYPNM; encoded by the coding sequence ATGGCAGAGCACGAGGCCGTAGAACGCGAGAGCATGGAATTCGACGTCCTGATCGTCGGCGCCGGACCCGCGGGGCTGTCCGCGGCGATCCGGCTGCGGCAGCTGGCCGAAGAGGCCGGCAAGGACGACTTCGCCGTGTGCGTCGTGGAGAAGGGCTCGGAAGTGGGTGCGCACATCCTCTCCGGCGCCGTGATCGAGCCGCGCGCGCTGAACGAGCTCATCCCCGACTGGAAGGACAAGGGCGCGCCGCTGAATACGCCGGCCGGCGACGACAGCTTTCTGCTGCTCACCGAGAGCAAGTCGTACAAGCTGCCCACGCCGCCGCAGATGCACAACCACGGCAACTACATCGTCAGCCTGGGCAATGTCTGCCGCTGGCTCGCCGAACAGGCCGAGGGTGCCGGTGCCGAGATCTACCCGGGCTTCGCCGCGGCCGAGGTGCTCTACAACGAGGATGGCTCGGTCAAGGGCGTCGCCACCGGCGACATGGGTATCCAGGCCGACGGTAGCCCGGGCCCCAACTACGAGCCGGGCGTCGAGCTGCACGCCAAGCAGACCTTCTTCGCCGAGGGCTGCCGCGGCTCCGCCAGCAAGGAAGTGATCGGCCGTTTCGGGCTGAACAAGGACTCCGACCCGCAGACCTACGGCATCGGCATCAAGGAGCTGTGGGAGATCCCGGCCGAGCAGCACGAGCAGGGCAAGGTGGTGCACTCCGTGGGCTGGCCCGTGGACAGCAAGACCTATGGCGGCGCCTGGATGTACCACCTGGAAGACAATCTCGTCTCCATCGGCTACGTCATCGGCCTGGACTACAAGAACCCCTACCTCTCGCCCTTCGACGAGATGCAGCGGCTGAAGACCCACCCGGCGTTCCGCAAGTACCTGGAAGGTGGCCGGCGCGTGTCCTACGGCGCCCGTGCCCTGGTGGAAGGCGGGTTCCAGTCCATGCCGAAGGTGCACTTCCCCGGCGGCGTGCTGATCGGTGACTCCGCCGGCTTCCTGAACGTGCCCAAGATCAAGGGCACCCACAACGCCATGAAGTCCGGCATGGTGGCCGCCGACGCGGTGTTCAAGGCGCTGCAGGAGAAGGACGAACCGGGGCTGGAGGTCACCAGCTACCTGGACGGCCTCAAGGCCTCCTGGATCTGGGACGAGCTCTACCGCGTGCGCAACATCCGCCCGGCCATGGCCAAGTGGGGCCTGTGGGGCGGCATGGCCTACTCCGCCATCGACACCTACCTGTTCCGGGGCAAGGCGCCGTGGACGCTGCCGAACCACGCGGACCACGAGCAGATCCGGCCGAAGTCGGAGTTCCGGCCCATCGAATACCCGAAGCCGGACGGCAAGCTGACCTTCGACAAGCTCTCGTCGGTGTTCATCTCCAACACCAACCACGAAGAGGACCAGCCGGCCCACCTGACCCTCAAGGACCAGAGCGTGCCGGTGGAGATCAACCTGGAGACCTACGACGCGCCGGAGCAGCGCTACTGCCCCGCCGGCGTGTACGAAATCGTCCGGGACGACGAGGGCTCCAACCCGCGGCTGCAGATCAACGCGCAGAACTGCGTGCACTGCAAGACCTGCGACATCAAGGATCCCACCCAGAACATCCATTGGGTGGTGCCGCAGGGCGGTGACGGGCCGAATTACCCGAACATGTAG
- a CDS encoding zinc-binding dehydrogenase — MTQTARAAVCRDWNTPIGVETIQVEAPRRDEVMIRLHACGVCHSDLSAATGVIAFPPPLVLGHEGAGEVVAVGEGVTDFSIGDRVITSFVSMCGTCRYCNAGRPVLCDTVNTALTTLPDGTVRTRDADGKDLSIFSGCGVMAEYATLHVNNVVPVTDNVPMDRAALVGCAVMTGVGAVFNTAQLEPGSTAVVFGAGGVGLNTIQGCRIAGARQIIAVDMSEEKLETAKRFGATDVVLADDKVHKAVRKLTGGGADYAFECVGRGAVAQQAYACLGKGGTVIIVGVAPQSDMTSVNTLSLPAQEKGIRGSWFGSARPRYDFPKLFGLYASGQLLLDELVTETYSIDEAPQAFADMEAGRNARGVIVFD, encoded by the coding sequence ATGACCCAGACCGCCCGCGCCGCTGTCTGCCGCGACTGGAACACCCCCATCGGCGTCGAAACCATCCAGGTGGAGGCACCCCGCCGTGACGAAGTGATGATCCGGCTACACGCCTGCGGTGTGTGTCACAGCGACCTGTCCGCCGCCACCGGCGTGATCGCCTTTCCGCCGCCGCTGGTGCTGGGCCACGAGGGCGCCGGCGAAGTGGTCGCCGTGGGTGAGGGCGTTACCGATTTCAGCATCGGCGACCGGGTGATCACCTCGTTCGTGAGCATGTGCGGCACCTGCCGCTACTGCAACGCCGGCCGCCCGGTGCTCTGCGACACCGTCAACACGGCCCTGACCACCCTGCCCGACGGCACGGTGCGCACGCGGGACGCCGACGGCAAGGACCTGAGCATCTTCTCCGGCTGCGGCGTCATGGCCGAGTACGCCACCCTGCACGTGAACAACGTGGTGCCGGTCACCGACAACGTCCCCATGGACCGCGCGGCGCTGGTGGGTTGCGCCGTCATGACCGGCGTGGGTGCCGTATTCAACACCGCGCAGCTTGAGCCGGGCAGCACGGCCGTGGTCTTCGGCGCCGGCGGCGTGGGGCTGAACACCATCCAGGGCTGCCGCATCGCCGGGGCGCGGCAGATCATCGCCGTGGACATGTCCGAGGAGAAGCTGGAGACGGCAAAGCGCTTCGGCGCCACCGATGTGGTGCTGGCCGACGACAAGGTGCACAAGGCGGTGCGCAAACTCACCGGCGGCGGCGCGGATTACGCCTTCGAGTGCGTCGGTCGCGGCGCGGTGGCGCAACAGGCATACGCCTGCCTGGGCAAGGGCGGCACGGTCATTATCGTCGGCGTCGCCCCGCAGAGCGACATGACCTCGGTGAACACCCTCTCGCTACCGGCCCAGGAAAAGGGCATCCGCGGCAGCTGGTTCGGCTCGGCACGGCCGCGCTACGACTTCCCGAAGCTGTTCGGCCTGTACGCCAGCGGCCAGTTGCTGCTGGATGAGCTGGTCACCGAGACCTATTCCATCGACGAGGCGCCGCAGGCGTTCGCCGACATGGAGGCGGGGCGCAACGCGCGGGGCGTGATCGTTTTCGATTGA